A section of the Oncorhynchus gorbuscha isolate QuinsamMale2020 ecotype Even-year linkage group LG06, OgorEven_v1.0, whole genome shotgun sequence genome encodes:
- the LOC124037786 gene encoding replication factor C subunit 4-like, whose amino-acid sequence MQAFLKGTSTQGTRPLKEKGAGTSGEKKQKSVPWVEKYRPKCMEEVAFQEEVVAVLKKTIEGADLPNLLFYGPPGTGKTSTILAAARELYGPELYRQRVLELNASDERGIQVVREKVKRFAQLTVAGHRTDGKPCPPFKIIILDEADSMTNAAQAALRRTMEKESRTTRFCLICNYVSRIIEPLTSRCSKFRFKPLANRVQEERLLEICYKENLKYSKEGIAALVKVSEGDLRKAITFLQSAARLNTDNEITESAVIEIAGVVPPKMIDNLLQICYKGTFEKLEIAVRNLVDEGYAATQIINQLHEAVIEEELNDKQKSAITEKMAVVDKCLVDGADEYLQLLSLCSVILQQATQSN is encoded by the exons ATGCAGGCGTTTTTGAAAGGAACATCTACTCAAGGCACCAGACCTCTGAAAGAGAAAGGTGCCGGGACCAGTGGAGAGAAGAAGCAGAAGTCTGTCCCCTGGGTTGAGAAATA TAGACCAAAATGTATGGAAGAGGTGGCATTTCAAGAGGAGGTGGTTGCTGTGCTGAAGAAGACTATAGAGGGCGCCGAT CTCCCCAATCTGCTGTTCTATGGACCACCTGGAACAGGAAAGACCTCCACCATCCTGGCTGCAGCCAGGGAACTTTATGG GCCAGAGCTGTACCGACAGAGAGTCCTGGAACTGAACGCCTCTGATGAGAGAGGGATTCAGGTGGTCAGAGAGAAAGTCAAGAGATTTGCCCAGCTGACTGTAGCAGGACACCGCACTGA TGGGAAACCATGCCCACCCTTTAAGATCATCATCCTGGATGAGGCTGACTCAATGACCAACGCTGCTCAGGCTGCTCTCAGACGCACCATGGAGAAGGAGTCCCGGACCACCCGCTTCTGTCTCATCTGCAACTATGTCAGCAG GATTATTGAGCCCTTGACATCCAGATGCTCAAAATTCCGCTTCAAACCTCTGGCCAATCGGGTCCAAGAAGAGCGCCTGCTAGAAATCTGTTACAAGGAGAATCTCAAGTACTCGAAGGAG GGAATTGCAGCGTTGGTGAAGGTTTCAGAGGGGGATCTGAGAAAAGCCATAACCTTTCTTCAAAGTGCTGCACGGCTGAACACAGATAATGAGATCACGGAGAGCGCGGTCATAGAGATAGCAGGG GTTGTTCCCCCCAAGATGATAGACAATTTGCTTCAAATCTGTTACAAGGGCACATTTGAAAAACTAGAGATTGCTGTTCGG AACCTGGTAGATGAAGGCTATGCCGCCACTCAGATCATCAACCAGCTACACGAAGCCGTCATAGAGGAAGAGCTGAACGACAAGCAGAAGTCTGCCATCACGGAAAAAATGGCA GTGGTTGATAAGTGTCTAGTGGATGGTGCAGATGAGTACCTGCAGTTGCTGAGTCTGTGTTCTGTGATCTTGCAGCAAGCCACCCAGAGTAACTGA